A DNA window from Schistocerca americana isolate TAMUIC-IGC-003095 chromosome 4, iqSchAmer2.1, whole genome shotgun sequence contains the following coding sequences:
- the LOC124613219 gene encoding trypsin-like — protein MAYTNDIALLKLAQPLSFSSTIQAVSLPSSGQQTSPGTTATVVGWGTTESSTSVARALLKVDAPVWSDADCAATYEYYFMSPRETNICAGEADRGECGGDGGGPLLVNGQQVGITSWGGYDCATADSPGVFTEVSYYVDWINQNAV, from the exons TTGGCGCAACCGCTGTCGTTCTCGTCGACCATACAGGCGGTCTCTCTTCCGTCATCGGGCCAGCAGACGTCTCCCGGCACCACAGCCACCGTGGTCGGCTGGGGAACAACCGAG TCGTCCACATCCGTCGCCAGAGCCCTGCTAAAGGTTGACGCCCCTGTCTGGTCGGACGCAGACTGCGCGGCAACGTATGAGTACTACTTCATGTCCCCGAGGGAGACCAACATCTGCGCTGGAGAAGCCGACAGAGGAGAATGTGGG ggAGATGGTGGTGGTCCGCTGCTGGTGAACGGTCAGCAGGTGGGTATCACCTCCTGGGGTGGTTACGACTGTGCAACTGCAGACTCGCCAGGTGTCTTTACTGAAGTTTCCTACTACGTCGACTGGATCAATCAGAACGCAGTCTGA